In one Pseudomonas fitomaticsae genomic region, the following are encoded:
- a CDS encoding WD40/YVTN/BNR-like repeat-containing protein yields the protein MSRCRPPALRSTALLATALSLLGFATLSAPVLAAEAPADVVYSTESAKASKSLMLDVVHAGTRLVAVGDRGHILYSDDQGKTWTQAKVPSRQLLTAVYFVDDKHGWAVGHDAQILASEDGGLTWTKQFEDLKRESPLLDVWFKDVNSGLAVGAYGALLETTDGGKNWEDVSDRLDNEDQFHLNAIASVKDAGLFIVGESGSMFRSADWGQTWEKLEGPYEGSLFGVIGTAQPQTLLAYGLRGNLYRSTDFGSTWEQVELKAARGPLEFGLSGATLLEDGSIVIVGNGGSVVSSSDNGETFSVFNRPDRISLSSVTAAGNGNLILSGQGGVRVTSPNGAELGK from the coding sequence ATGAGTCGTTGCCGCCCGCCGGCGTTACGCAGCACCGCGTTGCTGGCCACAGCACTCTCTCTGCTGGGCTTTGCCACTTTGTCGGCGCCGGTTCTCGCCGCCGAAGCGCCCGCCGACGTGGTCTATTCCACCGAATCGGCCAAGGCCTCGAAAAGCCTGATGCTCGATGTCGTCCACGCCGGAACCCGGCTGGTGGCGGTTGGGGATCGCGGGCACATTCTCTATTCCGACGACCAGGGCAAGACCTGGACCCAGGCCAAAGTGCCGAGCCGCCAGTTGCTGACCGCCGTGTATTTTGTCGATGACAAGCACGGCTGGGCCGTCGGCCACGACGCGCAGATCCTCGCCAGCGAAGACGGCGGCCTGACCTGGACCAAACAGTTCGAAGACCTCAAGCGCGAATCGCCGCTGCTCGACGTCTGGTTCAAGGACGTCAACAGCGGCCTGGCCGTGGGTGCCTACGGCGCGCTGCTGGAAACCACCGACGGTGGCAAAAACTGGGAAGACGTCAGCGACCGCCTCGACAACGAAGACCAGTTCCACCTCAATGCCATCGCTTCTGTAAAAGACGCCGGCCTGTTCATCGTCGGCGAGTCGGGCAGCATGTTCCGCTCCGCCGACTGGGGCCAGACCTGGGAAAAACTCGAAGGCCCGTACGAAGGTTCGCTGTTCGGCGTGATCGGCACGGCGCAACCGCAAACCCTGCTGGCTTACGGTCTGCGCGGCAACCTGTACCGCTCCACCGATTTCGGCAGCACCTGGGAGCAGGTCGAACTGAAAGCCGCGCGCGGTCCGCTGGAGTTCGGCCTGTCCGGCGCCACGCTGCTCGAAGACGGCTCTATCGTCATCGTCGGCAACGGCGGCTCGGTGGTCAGCAGCAGCGACAACGGCGAAACCTTCAGCGTGTTCAACCGTCCGGATCGCATCTCGCTGTCGTCGGTCACCGCCGCTGGCAACGGCAATCTGATCCTGAGCGGGCAGGGTGGCGTTCGGGTCACTTCGCCGAACGGCGCCGAGCTGGGCAAATGA
- a CDS encoding ABC transporter permease, whose amino-acid sequence MLLTPNAMSRRMRFGLYFTTGLIGLFLLLPIVFIVLLSFGSSQWLVFPPPGWTLKWYVQFFSNADWMSAALASLKVAVLTTICAVALGLPTAFALVRGRFPGREMLYGLFTLPMIVPLVIIAVAVYALFLKLGYTGTMFAFVVSHVIVALPFTIISIINSLKLFDQSIEDAAVICGASRLQAVFKVTFPAIRPGMVAGALFAFLVSWDEVVLSVMMASPTLQTLPVKMWTTLRQDLTPVIAVASTLLIGLSVLVMVIAAALRRRNEISA is encoded by the coding sequence ATGCTCCTGACGCCCAATGCCATGAGTCGCCGGATGCGCTTCGGCCTGTATTTCACCACCGGGCTGATCGGCCTGTTCCTGCTGTTGCCGATCGTGTTCATCGTCCTGCTGTCGTTCGGTTCGTCTCAGTGGCTGGTGTTCCCGCCGCCGGGCTGGACGCTGAAATGGTACGTGCAGTTCTTCTCCAACGCCGACTGGATGAGCGCAGCGCTGGCCAGCCTCAAGGTCGCGGTGCTGACCACGATCTGCGCCGTCGCCCTCGGTTTGCCGACGGCCTTTGCGCTGGTGCGCGGACGCTTCCCCGGCCGGGAAATGCTCTACGGCCTGTTCACCCTGCCGATGATCGTGCCGCTGGTGATCATCGCGGTGGCGGTGTACGCGCTGTTCCTCAAGCTCGGCTACACCGGCACGATGTTCGCCTTCGTCGTCAGCCATGTGATCGTCGCACTGCCGTTCACCATCATCTCGATCATCAACTCGCTGAAGCTGTTCGATCAGTCGATTGAAGATGCGGCGGTGATCTGCGGCGCGTCACGCCTGCAAGCGGTGTTCAAGGTGACCTTCCCGGCGATTCGCCCGGGGATGGTGGCCGGCGCCCTCTTCGCCTTCCTGGTTTCGTGGGACGAAGTGGTGCTCAGCGTGATGATGGCCAGCCCGACCCTGCAAACCCTTCCCGTGAAAATGTGGACCACCCTGCGCCAGGACCTGACGCCCGTGATCGCCGTCGCTTCGACGCTGCTGATCGGCCTGTCGGTGTTGGTCATGGTGATCGCCGCCGCCCTGCGCCGGCGCAACGAAATCAGCGCCTGA
- a CDS encoding aldehyde dehydrogenase, with the protein MTLARFQMCIGGEWVDALSGKTFESLNPALAEPWAELPDADEADVERAVQAAQTAFDSPAWRGLTATARGKLLRRLGDLIAENKEQLAQLESRDNGKLIRETRGQVGYLPEFFHYTAGLADKLEGGTLPLDKPDLFAYTVHEAMGVVAAIIPWNSPLYLTAIKLAPALAAGNTIVIKPSEHASATILELARLALEAGIPPGVVNVVTGYGPSTGAALTRHPLIRKIAFTGGAATARHVVRSSADNFAKLSLELGGKSPNIIFADADLDSAINGAIAGIYAASGQSCVSGSRLLVQDEIYDEFVSRLVERAKRIRIGNPQDDSSEMGPMATAQQLAVVESLVADAIAEGARLRLGGKRPSGVGDGWFYEPTLFECDRNSMKIMQEEVFGPVASVIRFKDEAEALAIANDSQFGLAAGIWTRDLGRAHRLARDVRSGIIWVNTYRAVSAMAPIGGFKNSGYGRESGIDSVLAYTELKTVWINLSQAPMPDPFVMR; encoded by the coding sequence ATGACGCTCGCACGCTTCCAGATGTGCATCGGCGGAGAATGGGTCGACGCCCTCTCCGGCAAGACTTTCGAAAGCCTCAACCCGGCGCTGGCCGAACCCTGGGCCGAACTGCCCGACGCGGATGAAGCCGACGTTGAACGCGCCGTGCAAGCGGCACAGACCGCTTTCGACAGCCCGGCATGGCGTGGTTTGACCGCCACCGCGCGCGGCAAACTGCTGCGTCGTCTCGGTGACCTGATCGCCGAAAACAAGGAACAACTGGCGCAACTGGAAAGCCGCGACAACGGCAAGCTGATCCGTGAAACCCGGGGTCAGGTCGGTTATCTGCCGGAGTTTTTCCACTACACCGCCGGCCTCGCCGACAAGCTCGAAGGCGGCACCCTGCCGCTGGATAAACCCGATCTGTTCGCCTACACCGTGCACGAAGCCATGGGCGTGGTTGCCGCGATCATTCCCTGGAACAGCCCGCTGTATCTGACCGCGATCAAACTGGCGCCGGCATTGGCGGCGGGCAACACCATCGTGATCAAGCCGTCGGAGCATGCCTCGGCGACCATTCTGGAGCTGGCGCGTCTGGCCCTCGAAGCCGGGATTCCGCCGGGCGTGGTCAACGTCGTCACCGGCTACGGCCCGAGCACTGGCGCCGCCCTCACCCGTCATCCGCTGATCCGCAAGATCGCCTTCACCGGCGGCGCGGCCACGGCCCGGCATGTGGTACGCAGCAGTGCCGATAACTTCGCCAAGCTGTCGCTGGAACTGGGCGGCAAGTCACCGAACATCATCTTCGCCGACGCCGATCTCGACAGCGCGATCAACGGCGCCATCGCCGGGATTTACGCGGCGTCCGGGCAGAGCTGTGTATCCGGTTCGCGACTGCTGGTGCAGGATGAAATCTACGACGAATTCGTCAGCCGATTGGTGGAGCGCGCCAAGCGCATCCGCATCGGCAACCCGCAGGACGACAGCAGCGAAATGGGCCCGATGGCCACCGCGCAGCAACTGGCGGTGGTTGAAAGTCTGGTGGCTGATGCGATTGCCGAAGGTGCGCGCCTGCGTCTGGGCGGCAAGCGCCCGAGCGGCGTGGGCGATGGCTGGTTCTATGAGCCGACGCTGTTCGAGTGCGACCGCAACTCGATGAAGATCATGCAGGAAGAAGTCTTTGGTCCGGTGGCCTCGGTGATCCGTTTCAAGGATGAAGCCGAAGCGCTGGCGATCGCCAACGACTCGCAGTTCGGCCTCGCCGCCGGCATCTGGACCCGCGATCTGGGCCGCGCCCATCGTCTGGCCCGGGACGTGCGTTCGGGGATCATCTGGGTCAACACCTACCGCGCGGTGTCGGCAATGGCACCGATCGGCGGCTTCAAGAACAGTGGCTATGGACGCGAAAGCGGCATCGATTCGGTGCTGGCCTACACCGAACTGAAAACGGTGTGGATCAACCTCTCCCAGGCACCGATGCCTGATCCGTTTGTGATGCGTTAG
- a CDS encoding ABC transporter permease: MKMAATASRPSTATGSAASAAGPASGKASAMAQAPSLKQRWRGAGNLAPALLFLGLFFLAPLIGLLLRGVLEPVPGLGNYEQLFANSAYARVLFNTFSVAGLVTVFSLLLGFPLAWVITLVPRGWGRWILNIVLLSMWTSLLARTYSWLVLLQASGVINKALMALGIIDQPLEMVHNLTGVVIGMSYIMIPFIVLPLQATMQAIDPMILQAGSICGASPWTNFFRVFLPLCRPGLASGGLMVFVMSLGYYVTPALLGGAQNMMLPEFIIQQVQSFLNWGLASAGAALLIVITLVLFYVYLKLQPESPVGASNAR; encoded by the coding sequence ATGAAAATGGCGGCCACCGCGTCCCGTCCCTCCACTGCCACCGGGAGCGCCGCCAGCGCTGCCGGCCCGGCGTCAGGCAAGGCGAGTGCCATGGCGCAAGCCCCGTCCCTCAAGCAACGCTGGCGCGGCGCCGGCAATCTCGCGCCGGCGCTGTTGTTCCTCGGCCTGTTCTTTCTTGCGCCGTTGATTGGCTTGTTGCTGCGCGGCGTGCTGGAACCGGTGCCGGGCCTTGGCAACTATGAACAACTGTTCGCCAACTCGGCGTACGCACGGGTGCTGTTCAACACCTTTTCGGTGGCCGGACTGGTGACCGTGTTCAGCCTGCTGCTGGGCTTTCCGCTGGCCTGGGTAATCACCCTGGTGCCACGGGGCTGGGGCCGCTGGATCCTCAACATCGTGCTGTTGTCGATGTGGACCAGCCTCCTCGCCCGCACTTATTCGTGGTTGGTGTTGCTGCAGGCTTCGGGTGTGATCAACAAGGCGCTGATGGCGCTGGGCATCATCGATCAGCCGCTGGAAATGGTGCACAACCTGACCGGTGTGGTGATCGGCATGAGCTACATCATGATCCCGTTCATCGTGCTGCCGTTGCAGGCGACCATGCAGGCCATCGACCCGATGATCCTGCAGGCCGGCTCGATCTGCGGCGCGAGTCCCTGGACCAATTTCTTCCGGGTGTTCCTGCCGCTGTGCCGGCCGGGCCTGGCGTCCGGCGGGTTGATGGTGTTCGTGATGTCGCTCGGTTACTACGTCACCCCGGCGCTGCTGGGCGGGGCGCAGAACATGATGCTGCCGGAATTCATCATTCAGCAGGTGCAGTCGTTCCTCAATTGGGGCCTGGCCAGCGCCGGCGCCGCGTTGCTGATCGTCATCACGCTGGTGCTGTTTTACGTCTACCTGAAGCTGCAGCCGGAATCCCCGGTTGGCGCCAGTAACGCGAGGTAA
- a CDS encoding ABC transporter substrate-binding protein codes for MVLNKAATAIFFAGLLSVTGQAAMAAESVNFVSWGGSTQDAQKQAWADPFSKASGITVVQDGPTDYGKLKAMVESGNVQWDVVDVEADFALRAAAEGLLEPLDFKQIQRDKIDPRFVSDHGVGSFFFSFVLGYNEGKLGANKPQDWSALFDTKTFPGKRALYKWPSPGVLELALLADGVPADKLYPLDLDRAFKKLDTIKKDIVWWGGGAQSQQLLASGEASMGQFWNGRIHALQEDGAPVGVSWKQNLVMADILVVPKGSKNKDAAMKFLASASSAKGQADFSNLTAYAPVNVDSVARLDSTLAPNLPTAYAKDQITLDFAYWAKNGQAIATRWNEWLVK; via the coding sequence ATGGTGTTGAACAAAGCTGCAACTGCGATCTTTTTCGCGGGACTGCTGAGCGTGACCGGTCAGGCCGCGATGGCCGCCGAGAGTGTGAACTTTGTCAGCTGGGGCGGTAGCACCCAGGATGCGCAGAAACAGGCCTGGGCCGATCCGTTCAGCAAGGCCAGCGGCATCACCGTCGTGCAGGACGGCCCGACCGACTACGGCAAACTCAAGGCCATGGTCGAAAGCGGCAACGTGCAATGGGACGTGGTCGACGTTGAAGCCGACTTCGCCCTGCGCGCCGCTGCCGAAGGCCTGCTCGAACCCCTCGATTTCAAACAGATCCAGCGCGACAAGATCGACCCGCGTTTCGTCAGCGACCATGGCGTCGGCTCGTTCTTCTTCTCCTTCGTCCTCGGCTACAACGAGGGCAAGCTCGGCGCCAACAAACCGCAGGACTGGAGCGCGCTGTTCGACACCAAGACCTTCCCCGGCAAACGCGCCCTCTATAAATGGCCAAGCCCCGGCGTGCTCGAACTGGCCCTGCTCGCCGACGGCGTACCGGCCGACAAGCTCTACCCGCTGGACCTGGACCGCGCCTTCAAGAAACTCGACACCATCAAGAAAGACATCGTCTGGTGGGGCGGTGGCGCGCAGTCGCAGCAACTGCTGGCCTCCGGTGAAGCGAGCATGGGCCAGTTCTGGAACGGCCGGATCCACGCCCTGCAAGAAGACGGCGCACCGGTCGGCGTGAGCTGGAAACAGAACCTGGTCATGGCCGACATTCTGGTGGTGCCAAAAGGCTCGAAAAACAAGGACGCGGCGATGAAGTTCCTGGCCAGCGCCAGCAGTGCCAAAGGCCAGGCTGACTTCTCCAACCTGACCGCCTACGCCCCGGTCAACGTCGACAGCGTGGCGCGTCTGGACTCGACGCTGGCCCCGAACCTGCCGACTGCCTACGCTAAGGATCAGATCACTCTTGATTTCGCGTACTGGGCCAAGAACGGCCAGGCCATCGCGACACGGTGGAACGAATGGCTGGTCAAATGA
- the ribBA gene encoding bifunctional 3,4-dihydroxy-2-butanone-4-phosphate synthase/GTP cyclohydrolase II, whose product MAFNSIEEIIEDYRLGKMVLLVDDEDRENEGDLLLAADRCTPEAISFMAREARGLICLTLTDDHCQRLGLEQMVPSNGSVFSTAFTVSIEAAVGVTTGISAADRACTVAAAVAPNARAEDLVQPGHIFPLRAKEGGVLTRAGHTEAGCDLARLAGFTPASVIVEVMNDDGTMARRPDLEVFARKHGIKIGTIADLIHYRLSTEHTIERIGERELPTVHGTFRLITFEDRIEGGVHMAMVMGELRREEPTLVRVHVIDPLRDLVGAEYSGPTNWTLWAALQRVAAEGHGVVVVLANHESSQALLERIPQLTQPPRQFSRSQSRIYSEVGTGAQILQNLGVGKLRHLGPPLKYAGLTGYDLEVVESIPFTE is encoded by the coding sequence ATGGCCTTCAACAGCATCGAAGAAATCATCGAAGATTATCGCCTCGGCAAAATGGTGTTGCTGGTCGATGACGAGGATCGGGAAAACGAAGGCGACCTGCTGCTGGCCGCCGACCGTTGCACGCCCGAGGCGATCAGTTTCATGGCTCGTGAGGCACGCGGTCTGATCTGCCTGACGTTGACTGACGATCATTGCCAGCGCCTGGGGCTGGAGCAGATGGTGCCGAGTAATGGCAGCGTGTTCAGCACGGCGTTCACGGTTTCTATCGAAGCGGCGGTCGGCGTGACGACCGGCATTTCCGCCGCTGACCGCGCTTGTACAGTTGCCGCTGCGGTGGCGCCAAATGCCCGCGCAGAAGACCTGGTGCAGCCCGGCCATATCTTCCCGCTGCGCGCCAAGGAAGGTGGCGTGCTGACCCGCGCTGGTCACACCGAGGCCGGTTGTGATCTGGCGCGGTTGGCGGGTTTTACGCCCGCTTCAGTGATCGTCGAGGTGATGAATGACGACGGCACTATGGCCCGCCGCCCGGATCTGGAAGTCTTTGCGCGCAAGCACGGAATCAAGATCGGCACCATCGCCGACCTGATCCACTATCGCCTGAGCACCGAACACACCATCGAGCGCATCGGCGAACGGGAGTTGCCGACGGTGCATGGCACGTTCCGTTTGATCACCTTCGAAGATCGCATCGAAGGCGGCGTGCACATGGCGATGGTCATGGGTGAATTGCGCCGTGAGGAACCGACGCTGGTGCGCGTGCATGTGATCGATCCGTTGCGCGATCTGGTGGGCGCCGAGTATAGCGGGCCGACGAACTGGACGTTGTGGGCAGCGTTACAACGGGTCGCGGCCGAGGGGCATGGCGTGGTCGTGGTGCTGGCCAATCATGAATCTTCCCAGGCGCTGCTGGAGCGCATTCCGCAACTGACTCAACCGCCACGGCAGTTCAGTCGTTCGCAATCGCGAATCTATTCGGAGGTCGGCACCGGGGCGCAGATTCTGCAGAACCTGGGCGTCGGCAAGCTGCGCCACCTGGGGCCGCCGCTGAAATATGCCGGGTTGACTGGCTACGATCTTGAGGTGGTCGAGAGTATTCCGTTCACCGAATAA
- a CDS encoding flavin reductase family protein, giving the protein MIEPGIYKDVMSSFPSGVTVVTTLDPDGGIVGITASAFSALSIDPALVLFCPNYASDTYPVLRDSKRFAIHLLSADQTAEAYAFASKGKDKADGIDWHLSELGNPILAKATAIIECELWREYDGGDHAIIVGAVKNLILPAQPVTPMIYHKGKLGALPTLA; this is encoded by the coding sequence ATGATCGAACCCGGCATTTACAAAGACGTCATGAGCTCGTTTCCGTCCGGGGTCACGGTGGTCACCACCCTCGACCCGGACGGCGGCATCGTCGGCATCACCGCCAGCGCCTTCAGTGCGCTGTCGATTGATCCGGCGCTGGTGCTGTTCTGCCCCAACTACGCTTCCGACACCTACCCGGTGCTGCGCGACAGCAAGCGTTTCGCGATCCATTTGCTGTCCGCCGACCAGACCGCCGAGGCCTACGCCTTCGCCAGCAAAGGCAAGGACAAGGCCGACGGCATCGACTGGCATTTGAGCGAACTGGGTAACCCGATCCTCGCCAAGGCCACGGCGATCATCGAGTGCGAGCTGTGGCGCGAATACGACGGCGGCGACCACGCGATCATCGTTGGCGCGGTGAAGAACCTCATCCTGCCGGCGCAACCGGTGACACCGATGATTTATCACAAGGGCAAGCTCGGCGCGTTGCCGACCCTGGCCTGA
- a CDS encoding amino acid synthesis family protein, with amino-acid sequence MSFEIRKIVSYVEETFIEGGKASDTPVTMVGLAVVMKNPWVGNGFVEDLKPQIRANCSDLGAMMVERLVGIIGGAEKIEAYGKAAVVGADGEIEHASAVIHTLRFGNHYREAVKAKSYLSFTNKRGGPGTSIQIPMMHKDDEGLRSHYITLEMQIEDAPRADEIVVVLGCADGGRLHPRIGNRYIDLEELAAEKAQ; translated from the coding sequence ATGAGTTTCGAAATTCGCAAGATCGTCAGCTATGTCGAAGAAACCTTCATTGAAGGCGGCAAGGCGTCCGACACCCCGGTGACCATGGTCGGCCTGGCCGTCGTGATGAAGAACCCGTGGGTCGGCAATGGCTTTGTCGAAGACCTCAAGCCGCAGATCCGCGCCAATTGCTCGGACCTCGGCGCGATGATGGTCGAGCGTCTGGTGGGCATCATCGGCGGTGCCGAGAAGATCGAGGCTTACGGCAAAGCCGCGGTGGTCGGCGCCGACGGCGAAATCGAGCACGCGTCGGCGGTGATCCACACCCTGCGCTTCGGCAACCACTATCGCGAAGCGGTCAAGGCCAAGAGCTACCTGAGCTTCACCAACAAGCGCGGCGGCCCGGGCACTTCGATCCAGATCCCGATGATGCACAAGGACGACGAAGGCCTGCGCTCGCACTACATCACTTTGGAAATGCAGATCGAAGACGCCCCGCGCGCCGACGAAATCGTCGTCGTGCTCGGTTGCGCCGACGGTGGTCGCCTGCACCCGCGCATCGGCAACCGCTACATCGATCTGGAAGAACTGGCCGCCGAAAAAGCCCAGTAA
- a CDS encoding GntR family transcriptional regulator, with protein sequence MKRLPLDDSFKVNRNPVTLREIVLDKLRSAIMNFQLLPGDRLVERDLCDRLGVSRTSVREALRHLESEGLVEFADAKGPRVAIITLADAVDIYELRCVLEGLIVQLFTLRAKAKDIKALEKALDENRKALKDGELQQVIDSVQGFYDVLLEGSGNHVAATQLRQLQARISYLRATSVSQENRRGASNHEMEKMVEAIKSGDPLAAHQACVDHVRAAAAVALDYLKRKQEETGATPPITLPIALKEPRIGH encoded by the coding sequence ATGAAACGCCTGCCACTCGACGACAGCTTCAAGGTCAATCGCAACCCCGTCACCCTGCGCGAAATCGTGCTGGATAAACTGCGAAGCGCCATCATGAACTTCCAGCTGCTGCCCGGCGATCGCCTGGTGGAGCGCGATCTGTGCGATCGCCTGGGCGTGAGCCGTACGTCGGTGCGTGAAGCCTTGCGTCACCTGGAATCCGAAGGTCTGGTGGAGTTCGCCGACGCCAAGGGCCCGCGCGTGGCGATCATTACCCTCGCCGATGCGGTCGACATCTATGAATTGCGCTGCGTGCTCGAAGGCCTGATCGTCCAGCTGTTCACCCTGCGCGCCAAGGCCAAGGACATCAAGGCCCTGGAAAAAGCCCTCGACGAGAACCGCAAGGCGCTCAAGGACGGCGAGCTGCAGCAGGTGATCGACTCGGTGCAGGGTTTCTACGACGTGCTGCTGGAAGGTTCGGGCAACCATGTCGCGGCCACCCAGCTGCGTCAGTTGCAGGCGCGCATCAGCTACCTGCGTGCGACGTCGGTGTCGCAGGAAAACCGTCGCGGCGCCAGTAATCACGAGATGGAAAAAATGGTCGAGGCGATCAAGAGCGGCGATCCGCTGGCGGCGCATCAGGCGTGCGTCGATCACGTTCGCGCCGCAGCCGCCGTGGCCCTTGATTACCTCAAGCGCAAACAGGAAGAGACCGGCGCCACTCCGCCAATCACCCTGCCCATCGCGCTGAAAGAACCGCGCATAGGTCACTGA
- a CDS encoding alpha/beta fold hydrolase, whose amino-acid sequence MIRLTAELTPAGTSYLATGQGQPVVLIHGVGLNKEMWGGQIVGLATQYRVIAYDMLGHGASPRPASGTALLGYADQLLELLDHLQLPEASVIGFSMGGLVARAFALHYPERLKSLVVLNSVFNRSEEQRAGVIARTAQAAEHGPDANAEAALSRWFSREYQAANPAQIAAIRQTLAGNDPQGYLTTYELFATQDMYRADDLGSIQAPTLIATGELDPGSTPEMAEQLAARIPGAKVAVLPEQRHMMPVESPRLVNQTLLEFLDTAHARQNHIKGIVA is encoded by the coding sequence ATGATTCGGCTCACCGCTGAACTCACCCCGGCCGGCACCAGTTATCTGGCGACCGGCCAAGGCCAACCCGTGGTGTTGATCCACGGCGTGGGCCTGAACAAAGAAATGTGGGGCGGCCAGATCGTTGGCCTGGCCACGCAATACCGGGTGATCGCCTACGACATGCTCGGCCATGGCGCCAGCCCGCGACCGGCCAGCGGCACCGCCCTGCTCGGCTATGCCGATCAGTTGCTGGAGCTGCTCGACCACCTGCAATTGCCCGAGGCGTCGGTGATCGGTTTTTCCATGGGCGGTCTGGTGGCGCGGGCGTTTGCCCTGCATTACCCGGAACGTCTGAAAAGCCTGGTGGTGCTCAACAGCGTGTTCAACCGCAGCGAAGAGCAGCGCGCCGGGGTCATCGCCCGTACCGCGCAGGCTGCCGAACACGGGCCGGACGCGAATGCCGAAGCGGCGCTGTCACGCTGGTTCAGCCGTGAATATCAGGCGGCCAACCCGGCGCAGATCGCTGCGATCCGCCAGACTCTCGCCGGCAATGACCCGCAGGGTTACCTGACCACCTATGAACTGTTCGCCACCCAGGACATGTACCGCGCCGACGACCTGGGCAGCATCCAGGCGCCGACGCTGATCGCCACTGGCGAACTGGACCCCGGATCGACCCCGGAAATGGCCGAGCAACTGGCCGCGCGCATTCCCGGTGCGAAGGTTGCCGTGCTGCCTGAGCAACGGCATATGATGCCGGTAGAGTCGCCTCGGCTGGTAAACCAGACGCTGCTGGAATTTCTCGACACCGCACACGCCCGACAAAACCATATAAAGGGGATCGTTGCATGA
- a CDS encoding DUF1330 domain-containing protein: MKAYWIAHVDITDPDHYSQYTQRAPKAFAEFGAKFLARGGRSEAMEGRTTPQRSVVIEFDSYEQAVACYHSAAYQEAKSYREEWARAEIIIVEGMVP, from the coding sequence ATGAAGGCGTACTGGATTGCTCACGTGGACATCACCGATCCCGATCACTACAGCCAATACACGCAGCGCGCGCCGAAAGCGTTCGCCGAGTTCGGCGCGAAGTTTTTAGCCAGAGGCGGGCGCAGCGAAGCGATGGAAGGGCGGACGACGCCCCAGCGCAGCGTGGTGATTGAATTCGACAGTTATGAGCAGGCCGTGGCGTGCTACCACTCGGCGGCATATCAGGAAGCGAAGAGCTACCGCGAGGAATGGGCGCGGGCGGAGATCATTATTGTGGAAGGGATGGTGCCGTAA
- a CDS encoding carboxymuconolactone decarboxylase family protein produces MSNEKYEKGLKIRTQVLGEAYVQRSIENADDFTRPLQEMVTEYCWGHVWGREGLSLKERSMINLAMISALNRPHELKLHVRGALRNGLSREQIREILLQVGIYCGVPAAVDSFRLAREAFAEADAEASS; encoded by the coding sequence ATGAGTAACGAGAAGTATGAAAAGGGTTTAAAGATCCGCACCCAGGTGCTGGGCGAAGCCTATGTGCAGCGCTCGATCGAGAACGCCGACGACTTCACCCGCCCGCTCCAGGAAATGGTCACCGAATACTGCTGGGGCCATGTCTGGGGACGCGAAGGCCTGTCGCTCAAGGAGCGCAGCATGATCAACCTGGCGATGATCTCGGCGCTCAACCGCCCGCACGAACTGAAACTGCATGTGCGCGGCGCCTTGCGTAACGGCCTGAGTCGTGAGCAAATACGCGAAATTCTGCTTCAGGTCGGTATTTATTGCGGCGTCCCGGCAGCCGTGGACAGTTTCCGGCTCGCCCGTGAAGCCTTCGCCGAAGCCGACGCCGAGGCCTCCAGTTAA
- a CDS encoding NUDIX hydrolase gives MFSPSFCPKCGGADLGQQVPPGDTHERLMCRGCGYIHYVNPKIIAGCIIEQDGKYLLCQRAIPPRPGTWTLPAGFMESGETTEQAALREVWEESGVRAEIVSPYSIFSVPKISEVYIIFRALALEITGEYGPETLACKFFAPEDIPWEQIYYPAIRQILERYIEERQAGVYGMYMGNDDSGKIHFMR, from the coding sequence ATGTTCAGCCCGAGCTTTTGCCCGAAATGCGGTGGCGCTGACCTCGGTCAGCAGGTACCGCCGGGCGATACGCACGAGCGCCTGATGTGCCGCGGCTGCGGCTACATCCACTATGTGAACCCGAAGATCATCGCCGGCTGCATCATCGAGCAGGACGGCAAATACCTCTTGTGCCAACGGGCGATTCCCCCGCGCCCCGGCACCTGGACCCTACCCGCCGGTTTCATGGAAAGCGGCGAAACCACCGAACAGGCGGCCCTGCGCGAAGTCTGGGAAGAAAGCGGCGTACGCGCGGAAATCGTCTCACCGTATTCGATCTTCAGCGTGCCGAAGATCAGCGAGGTCTACATCATCTTCCGCGCCCTCGCGCTGGAAATCACTGGCGAGTACGGCCCGGAAACCCTCGCCTGCAAATTCTTCGCCCCCGAAGACATCCCGTGGGAGCAGATCTACTACCCGGCGATCCGGCAGATCCTCGAACGCTACATCGAGGAACGCCAGGCCGGGGTGTATGGCATGTACATGGGCAATGACGACAGCGGCAAGATTCATTTCATGCGTTGA